A genomic region of Pseudomonas sp. KU43P contains the following coding sequences:
- the ribD gene encoding bifunctional diaminohydroxyphosphoribosylaminopyrimidine deaminase/5-amino-6-(5-phosphoribosylamino)uracil reductase RibD, translating into MPSQTAILDAHYMARALELARKGMYTTHPNPRVGCVIVHEGEVVGEGWHVRAGEPHAEVHALRQAGERAKGACAYVTLEPCSHHGRTPPCAEALVKAGVARVVAAMQDPNPQVAGQGLRRLAEAGIEVASGVLEAEARALNPGFLKRMEHGLPFVRAKLAMSLDGRTAMANGESQWITGPAARSAVQRLRARSSVVLTSAASVLADNARMTVRGAELGLDEETTALALSRTPLRVLIDGRLRVPLDAPFFQAGPALVVTALGDAPRYAEAGHELLSLPGSNGQVDLPALMQALAARGVNEILLEAGAGLVGAFAQHGLIDEFQLFVAGTFLGSQARPLLDWPLSKMSEAPRLKITEMRAVGDDWRVTAIPLPAPGV; encoded by the coding sequence ATGCCGAGCCAGACCGCGATCCTCGACGCCCATTACATGGCCCGTGCCCTGGAGCTCGCGCGCAAGGGTATGTACACCACCCACCCCAACCCCCGCGTAGGTTGCGTGATCGTCCATGAGGGCGAGGTGGTCGGTGAAGGCTGGCATGTCCGTGCCGGCGAGCCGCATGCCGAGGTGCATGCGCTGCGCCAGGCCGGTGAGCGGGCGAAAGGCGCCTGTGCCTACGTGACCCTGGAGCCGTGCAGCCATCATGGCCGTACCCCGCCGTGTGCCGAAGCGCTGGTGAAGGCTGGCGTAGCCCGCGTGGTGGCCGCGATGCAGGATCCCAATCCGCAAGTCGCCGGGCAAGGCCTGCGGCGCTTGGCCGAGGCAGGCATCGAAGTGGCCAGCGGTGTGCTCGAGGCCGAAGCCCGTGCACTCAACCCAGGTTTCCTCAAACGCATGGAGCATGGCCTACCGTTCGTGCGCGCCAAGCTGGCCATGAGCCTGGACGGTCGCACGGCGATGGCCAATGGCGAAAGCCAGTGGATTACCGGCCCCGCTGCCCGATCTGCGGTACAGCGCTTGCGTGCCCGCTCCAGCGTGGTGCTGACAAGCGCCGCCAGCGTGCTGGCCGATAACGCACGGATGACCGTGCGCGGCGCCGAGCTGGGGCTCGATGAGGAAACCACAGCGTTGGCCCTGAGCCGCACGCCACTGCGCGTACTGATCGACGGCCGGCTGCGCGTGCCACTGGATGCACCGTTCTTCCAGGCTGGCCCGGCCCTGGTCGTGACCGCCTTGGGCGATGCGCCACGTTACGCTGAGGCGGGCCATGAACTGCTGAGCCTGCCCGGCAGCAATGGCCAGGTCGACCTGCCGGCCCTGATGCAGGCGCTCGCGGCTCGCGGGGTCAACGAGATCCTGCTGGAGGCCGGCGCCGGCCTGGTCGGCGCCTTCGCCCAGCACGGCCTGATCGACGAGTTTCAGTTGTTCGTCGCCGGCACCTTCCTCGGCTCTCAGGCCCGCCCGCTGCTGGACTGGCCTCTGAGCAAGATGAGTGAAGCGCCCCGGCTGAAAATTACCGAAATGCGCGCAGTGGGCGATGACTGGCGGGTCACGGCCATCCCTCTGCCGGCACCCGGCGTATAA
- the ribBA gene encoding bifunctional 3,4-dihydroxy-2-butanone-4-phosphate synthase/GTP cyclohydrolase II: MALNSIEELVEDIRQGKMVILMDDEDRENEGDIIMAAECCLPEHINFMAKHARGLICMPMTRERCETLKLPLMAPRNGSGFGTKFTVSIEAAEGVTTGISAADRARTVQAAAAKDAKAEDIVSPGHIFPLMAQPGGTLARAGHTEAACDLARMAGFEPSGVICEVMNDDGTMSRRAELEVFAAEHGLKIGTIADLIHYRMIHERTVQRVSEQPIESELGQFNLVTYRDAVEGDVHMALTLGKICAEEPTLVRVHNMDPLRDLLMVKQPGRWSLRAAMSAVADAGSGVVLLLGHPLDGDVLLAHIRESAGDAQAKAPTTYSTVGAGSQILRDLGVRKMRLMSSPMKFNAISGFDLEVVEYVPSE; this comes from the coding sequence GTGGCGCTCAACAGCATCGAAGAACTGGTCGAAGACATCCGCCAGGGCAAAATGGTCATCCTCATGGACGACGAAGACCGCGAGAACGAAGGCGATATCATCATGGCTGCCGAGTGCTGCCTGCCTGAGCACATCAACTTCATGGCCAAGCACGCCCGCGGCCTGATCTGCATGCCGATGACCCGCGAGCGTTGCGAAACGCTGAAGCTGCCGCTCATGGCGCCGCGCAACGGCTCGGGCTTCGGCACCAAGTTCACCGTGTCGATCGAAGCTGCCGAAGGCGTCACCACCGGCATTTCCGCCGCTGACCGTGCCCGCACCGTGCAGGCCGCTGCAGCCAAGGACGCCAAGGCCGAAGACATCGTCAGCCCTGGCCATATCTTCCCGTTGATGGCCCAGCCTGGCGGTACCCTGGCTCGCGCCGGCCATACCGAAGCCGCTTGCGACCTGGCGCGCATGGCCGGCTTCGAGCCGAGCGGCGTGATCTGCGAGGTGATGAACGACGACGGCACCATGTCGCGTCGCGCCGAGCTGGAAGTGTTCGCCGCCGAGCACGGCCTGAAGATCGGCACCATCGCCGACCTGATCCACTACCGCATGATCCACGAGCGCACCGTGCAGCGCGTGTCCGAGCAGCCGATCGAGAGCGAGCTGGGCCAGTTCAACCTGGTCACCTACCGCGACGCGGTGGAAGGCGACGTGCACATGGCCCTGACCCTGGGCAAGATCTGCGCCGAAGAGCCGACCCTGGTGCGTGTGCACAACATGGACCCGCTGCGTGACCTGCTGATGGTCAAGCAACCTGGCCGTTGGAGCCTGCGCGCGGCGATGAGCGCCGTGGCTGACGCCGGCAGCGGCGTGGTGCTGCTGCTCGGCCATCCGCTGGACGGCGACGTGCTGCTGGCGCACATCCGCGAAAGCGCCGGCGACGCCCAGGCCAAGGCGCCGACCACATACAGCACCGTCGGCGCCGGTTCGCAGATCCTGCGTGACCTCGGCGTGCGCAAGATGCGCCTGATGAGTTCGCCGATGAAGTTCAATGCGATATCCGGATTCGATCTGGAAGTTGTAGAATACGTGCCCTCCGAGTGA
- the nusB gene encoding transcription antitermination factor NusB, with amino-acid sequence MISDESDRFNPRDPKPADAGKPSKSAKRREARKLATQALYQWHMAGASLNEIEAQFRVDNDFTDVDGAYFREILHGVPGIKGEIDKALVPCMTIALEELDPVELAVLRLSTWELIKRVDVPYRVVINEGVELAKVFGATDGHKFVNGVLDKLAPSLREAEVKANKR; translated from the coding sequence GTGATTAGCGACGAAAGCGATCGTTTCAACCCGCGCGATCCAAAACCTGCGGATGCCGGCAAGCCATCGAAAAGCGCCAAGCGCCGCGAAGCCCGTAAGCTCGCGACCCAGGCGCTGTATCAGTGGCACATGGCCGGTGCGTCGCTGAACGAGATCGAAGCGCAGTTCCGGGTGGATAACGATTTCACCGATGTCGACGGTGCCTATTTCCGCGAAATCCTGCATGGGGTTCCGGGAATCAAGGGCGAGATCGACAAGGCGCTGGTGCCTTGCATGACCATCGCACTGGAAGAGCTCGACCCGGTCGAACTGGCCGTACTGCGCCTGTCCACCTGGGAGCTCATCAAGCGCGTCGACGTTCCGTATCGCGTTGTGATCAACGAAGGCGTGGAACTGGCCAAGGTCTTCGGTGCCACCGACGGCCACAAGTTCGTCAACGGCGTGCTGGACAAGCTCGCGCCTTCGCTGCGCGAAGCAGAAGTCAAGGCGAACAAGCGCTGA
- a CDS encoding substrate-binding periplasmic protein, with protein sequence MAIRTVLLATLLMVAPWVVAAEGVPKQIHLVSEEWADYTNADGTGVAWDVLRKVFEPAGVKVVAQSVPYSRAVGLVKRGEADAWVGSYKEESDDNLYPRWHFDMDHIYALGLVDKPVPTNDTVGNYRLAWVRGYDYASYLPNVHNFREIQRREGILPMLEHDRVDFYIDAQTEVDYVLGQSSQPERFRRTHVAELPLYLAFARNDQAKALRDLFDRRMAELVRSGELKPIFEHWRQPYPFTPDSKPQ encoded by the coding sequence ATGGCCATAAGGACTGTGCTACTGGCAACATTGCTGATGGTTGCGCCCTGGGTGGTCGCAGCCGAAGGCGTGCCGAAGCAGATCCACCTGGTCAGTGAAGAGTGGGCCGACTACACCAATGCCGACGGTACCGGCGTGGCCTGGGATGTCCTGCGCAAGGTATTCGAGCCGGCCGGGGTCAAGGTGGTGGCCCAGAGCGTGCCCTACAGCCGCGCCGTGGGGCTGGTGAAACGCGGTGAAGCGGATGCCTGGGTCGGCTCATACAAGGAAGAGAGCGACGACAACCTCTATCCGCGCTGGCATTTCGATATGGACCATATCTATGCCCTGGGGCTTGTCGACAAGCCGGTGCCGACCAATGACACCGTCGGCAACTACCGACTGGCCTGGGTGCGTGGCTATGACTACGCCAGTTACCTGCCCAACGTGCACAACTTCCGTGAAATCCAGCGCCGCGAAGGCATACTGCCGATGCTCGAACATGACCGTGTGGATTTCTACATCGATGCGCAAACCGAAGTCGATTATGTGCTCGGGCAGAGCTCGCAACCTGAGCGTTTTCGCCGTACCCATGTCGCCGAGTTGCCGTTGTACCTGGCCTTTGCGCGCAACGATCAGGCCAAGGCCCTGCGTGACCTGTTCGACAGGCGCATGGCCGAGCTGGTGCGCAGTGGCGAGTTGAAGCCGATTTTCGAGCACTGGAGGCAGCCGTATCCGTTCACTCCGGACAGCAAGCCGCAATAA
- a CDS encoding YbaY family lipoprotein produces the protein MHFRVLAVLCCTALLAACGSDKPKIEQTSAPAPAKVTKKAQPLGPLPAYQRELSGTLLNIPAGADVELALLVIDERDRPQQLLASSTLTGTGQDLPYQLRFNPEAFPAGARVELRGRASSSGQLIMHLPPVRIVQAQTQATGPLRFEKAP, from the coding sequence ATGCATTTTCGCGTGCTCGCCGTGCTGTGCTGCACCGCCCTGCTGGCTGCCTGTGGCAGTGACAAGCCGAAGATCGAACAAACGTCCGCGCCAGCACCCGCCAAGGTGACCAAGAAGGCACAGCCACTCGGCCCGCTGCCGGCCTACCAGCGTGAGTTGAGCGGCACCTTGCTGAACATTCCGGCGGGTGCCGACGTGGAACTGGCCCTGCTGGTGATCGACGAGCGTGACCGGCCGCAACAACTGCTGGCCAGCAGCACCCTGACCGGCACCGGCCAAGACCTGCCCTATCAGCTGCGTTTCAACCCCGAGGCCTTCCCTGCCGGCGCCCGGGTCGAGCTGCGCGGCCGCGCCAGCAGCTCGGGCCAGCTGATCATGCACCTGCCGCCGGTGCGCATTGTCCAGGCCCAGACCCAAGCTACCGGCCCATTACGTTTCGAGAAGGCGCCGTAA
- the ribE gene encoding 6,7-dimethyl-8-ribityllumazine synthase, with protein sequence MTLKTIEGTFIAPKGRYALVVGRFNSFVVESLVSGAVDALVRHGVSESEITIIRAPGAFEIPLVAQKVAQQGEYDAIIALGAVIRGGTPHFEYVAGECTKGLAQVSMEFGVPVAFGVLTVDSIEQAIERSGTKAGNKGAEAALSALEMVSLLAQLEAK encoded by the coding sequence ATGACCCTGAAGACCATCGAAGGTACCTTCATCGCCCCCAAAGGTCGCTATGCTTTGGTGGTTGGCCGCTTCAACAGCTTCGTCGTCGAAAGCCTGGTAAGCGGTGCCGTTGATGCCCTGGTACGCCACGGCGTCAGCGAAAGCGAGATCACCATCATCCGTGCCCCGGGCGCGTTCGAAATTCCGCTGGTGGCACAGAAAGTCGCCCAGCAAGGCGAATACGACGCGATCATCGCCCTGGGCGCCGTGATCCGTGGCGGTACCCCGCACTTCGAATACGTGGCGGGCGAATGCACCAAGGGCCTGGCCCAGGTGTCCATGGAGTTCGGTGTGCCGGTGGCCTTCGGTGTCCTGACCGTCGATTCCATCGAGCAAGCCATCGAGCGTTCCGGCACCAAGGCCGGCAACAAAGGTGCTGAAGCTGCCCTGTCCGCACTGGAAATGGTCAGCCTGCTGGCGCAGTTGGAGGCCAAGTGA
- the thiL gene encoding thiamine-phosphate kinase, with translation MGEFELINHYFAAAPCAQGGEGVALGIGDDCALLDLPPGEQLAVSTDTLVAGVHFPAVCDPRLLGQRSLAVAVSDLAAMGAQAIGFTLALTLPEVGPDWLEAYADGLGRMAQRCRISLIGGDTTRGPLSITVTVFGRVPAGQALRRSGARPGDLLCVGGTLGKAAGALPLVLGEREAPAEQAEPLLAHYWSPLPQLELGQRLRGLATSALDISDGLLADCGHIAKASGVALEVNLAQVPVSPALEAFLGRDAAVQAALTGGDDYVLAFTLPPEALETLADSDVHVVGRVLEGQGVTLRDPQGLDITPVQRGYQHFRETP, from the coding sequence ATGGGTGAGTTCGAGCTGATCAACCATTACTTCGCCGCCGCGCCCTGTGCGCAGGGCGGCGAGGGCGTGGCCCTGGGGATCGGTGATGACTGTGCCCTGCTTGACCTTCCCCCCGGCGAGCAGTTGGCGGTGTCGACCGACACCCTGGTTGCTGGCGTGCATTTCCCCGCCGTATGCGACCCGCGCCTGCTTGGCCAGCGGTCGTTGGCCGTGGCGGTCAGTGACCTGGCGGCCATGGGCGCCCAAGCCATCGGTTTCACCCTGGCCCTGACCTTGCCCGAGGTTGGCCCGGACTGGCTCGAAGCCTACGCCGACGGCCTCGGCCGCATGGCCCAGCGTTGCCGCATCAGCCTGATCGGTGGTGATACCACGCGCGGCCCTCTGAGCATCACCGTTACCGTGTTCGGCCGCGTGCCGGCTGGCCAGGCCCTGCGCCGCAGCGGCGCCCGGCCGGGGGACCTGCTGTGCGTGGGCGGTACGCTGGGCAAGGCTGCGGGTGCACTGCCGCTGGTGCTCGGTGAGCGTGAAGCGCCGGCCGAGCAGGCCGAGCCGCTGCTGGCCCACTACTGGTCGCCGCTGCCACAGCTTGAGCTTGGCCAGCGCCTGCGCGGGCTGGCCACCTCGGCCCTGGACATCTCCGACGGCCTGCTCGCCGATTGCGGGCATATCGCCAAGGCGTCTGGGGTCGCGCTCGAGGTGAACCTGGCGCAGGTGCCAGTGTCTCCTGCTCTAGAAGCCTTTCTCGGCCGCGACGCAGCGGTACAGGCGGCGCTCACCGGCGGCGACGACTATGTGCTGGCATTCACCTTGCCACCTGAAGCGCTGGAAACCCTCGCCGACAGCGACGTGCATGTCGTCGGCCGGGTGCTTGAGGGGCAAGGGGTGACCCTGCGTGACCCGCAGGGCCTGGACATCACCCCCGTACAACGGGGTTATCAACATTTTAGGGAGACACCGTGA
- the nrdR gene encoding transcriptional regulator NrdR: protein MHCPFCGANDTKVIDSRLVAEGEQVRRRRECVACGERFTTFETAELVLPRLIKQDGTRQPFDEDKLRAGMQRALEKRPVSVERLEAALAHIKSRLRATGEREVKSLVVGELVMAELRKLDEVAYIRFASVYRRFQDLDEFREEIDRLAREPAKE from the coding sequence ATGCACTGTCCCTTTTGCGGTGCCAACGACACCAAGGTCATCGACTCGCGCCTGGTCGCCGAGGGCGAACAAGTGCGCCGCCGCCGCGAGTGCGTGGCTTGCGGCGAGCGTTTCACCACCTTCGAAACTGCCGAGCTGGTGCTGCCCCGGCTGATCAAGCAGGACGGCACGCGCCAGCCCTTCGATGAAGACAAGCTGCGTGCCGGCATGCAGCGCGCGCTGGAGAAGCGCCCGGTCAGCGTCGAGCGCCTGGAAGCGGCGCTGGCGCACATCAAGAGCCGGCTGCGAGCGACGGGCGAGCGTGAGGTCAAGTCGCTGGTGGTCGGTGAACTGGTGATGGCTGAGCTGCGCAAGCTCGATGAAGTGGCCTACATCCGTTTCGCTTCGGTTTACCGGCGCTTCCAGGACCTCGACGAATTCCGCGAAGAAATCGACCGCCTGGCCCGTGAGCCGGCTAAAGAGTGA
- a CDS encoding riboflavin synthase yields MFTGIIESIGTIRSLTPKGGDVRVYVETGKLDLGDVKLGDSIAVNGVCLTAVELPGDGFWADVSVETLKRTAFIDLKSGSKVNLEKALTPTTRLGGHLVSGHVDGVGEIISRSDNARAIQFRVRAPKELAKYIAHKGSITVDGTSLTVNEVNGAEFELTIVPHTLSETIMADYRAGRRVNLEVDLLARYLERLLLGDKAAEPSKGSGITESFLAANGFLKS; encoded by the coding sequence ATGTTCACCGGCATCATCGAATCCATCGGCACCATCCGCAGCCTGACCCCGAAAGGCGGTGACGTGCGTGTGTATGTCGAAACCGGCAAGCTCGACCTGGGTGACGTCAAGCTCGGTGACAGCATTGCCGTCAACGGCGTGTGTCTGACCGCAGTCGAGCTGCCGGGCGATGGCTTCTGGGCCGACGTCAGCGTCGAGACCCTCAAGCGCACCGCCTTCATCGACCTCAAGAGCGGCAGCAAGGTCAACCTGGAAAAGGCCCTGACCCCGACCACCCGCCTGGGCGGCCACCTGGTCAGCGGCCACGTCGACGGTGTCGGCGAAATCATTTCGCGCAGCGATAACGCCCGCGCCATCCAGTTCCGCGTGCGTGCACCCAAGGAGCTGGCCAAGTACATCGCCCACAAGGGTTCGATCACCGTCGACGGCACCAGCCTGACGGTCAATGAGGTCAATGGCGCTGAGTTCGAGCTGACCATTGTCCCGCACACCCTGTCCGAAACCATCATGGCCGACTACCGTGCAGGGCGTCGGGTGAACCTTGAGGTCGACCTGCTGGCCCGTTACCTGGAGCGTCTGCTGCTGGGTGACAAGGCCGCCGAACCGAGCAAGGGCAGTGGCATCACCGAAAGCTTCCTGGCCGCCAACGGCTTCTTGAAATCCTGA
- a CDS encoding phosphatidylglycerophosphatase A → MTDHPNQVPAEFVPPSVWRNPWHFIAFGFGSGTIPKAPGTWGSMVAIPFIPLWQMLPDWGYWLLLGVTMLFGFWLCGKVANDLRVHDHEGIVWDEMVGMWITLWLVPEGWQWILAGFLLFRFFDILKPWPIRWIDRHVHGGVGIMLDDILAGVFAWLGMQLLVWAVG, encoded by the coding sequence GTGACCGACCACCCCAACCAGGTGCCCGCGGAGTTCGTTCCGCCATCGGTCTGGCGCAACCCGTGGCACTTCATCGCCTTTGGCTTCGGCTCCGGCACCATACCCAAAGCGCCTGGTACCTGGGGTTCGATGGTGGCCATCCCGTTCATTCCGTTGTGGCAGATGCTGCCGGACTGGGGATACTGGCTGCTGCTGGGTGTCACCATGTTGTTCGGTTTCTGGCTATGTGGAAAAGTCGCCAATGACTTGCGCGTCCACGATCATGAAGGCATTGTCTGGGACGAGATGGTCGGTATGTGGATCACCCTCTGGCTGGTGCCGGAAGGGTGGCAGTGGATCCTGGCGGGGTTCCTGTTGTTCCGCTTCTTCGACATCCTTAAGCCGTGGCCGATTCGTTGGATCGATCGCCATGTGCATGGCGGGGTTGGCATCATGCTCGACGATATCCTGGCTGGCGTCTTCGCCTGGCTGGGCATGCAACTTCTGGTATGGGCGGTAGGCTGA